From Myxococcales bacterium, the proteins below share one genomic window:
- a CDS encoding penicillin acylase family protein: MRRSLRPFRPLLPLVALALLGACTGDDAPGAPAPVPTPSDAAPPPDATPPPNPLDALPVQEELKGAGLSAPVDVVRDDAGIPHIYAATTPDAAYAQGFMMAQDRWLEMDFGRRQASGTLAEIVGDFSSAAIGSDIRYRSHHLRATAEVGWKKLQASAEPTDKLLVATLKSFAAGVNAWQEALRAGKYTIPKGGLELYYGVSSITAWTELDSIVLGELQAFQLAFDGTTDVTRTTWDKEEAAKFVGNADPAKAARAGFADDYWRFLPFEPVYTVDGWKEVAGGPTALAKPPRARGRAASKGSLAMLHKDLASLEGVGLDRRNDPDRGSNNWVVGPKSSASGHAMVANDTHLSLGSPSIFYLVHLSAKDGLDVMGVQFPGIPLVTLGMNRHVGWGSTVSYVDVTDVYRETVVPCTAGGGSCVVFKGAQVKLVPREETFRSSGFGRPGTETKVTYYDVPHHGPIVPRITGSNIEPLGGEELSIRYTGYESAPLLRAIYSVNVAKNVDECVSALQKDFSYGGQNWVLADDSGNIAWTQAIRVPRRPKGTKPWKVLPGDGSAEWDGYFDPKVAPNAKNPAKGYLVTANADPVGLTADNDPANEPEVGGFPLYMGADYDPGTRVGRITTRIKEGLEGGKKLDANAMSSIQADAVTNWGKAWKPAFVAAVTDLSAELATPGSRAELAPLLAAAPANVKAFLAEAKTLAEGWSYDTPAGTEAAATPKEISDSRATAIMAAFATALAQAALSDEAGVLGVKLGRAPTLKLLAALLSAPNTLKTKEALFDDVNTPGVETRSFTLAKAALQALGAVFTAQGADPAKWRWGTVHTLEPQFFLPLPSLAQRKVGRHGGDGTVDVAGHGIEDDDYTYASGASIRFVAELDPVKGPIARNVIPGGQVFDPASPHFSDLYDLYVKNQTVDLAFSVNDVVARAKVEAEKNKIGRRRFVP; this comes from the coding sequence ATGCGCCGTTCGCTCCGTCCGTTTCGTCCGCTCCTTCCGCTCGTCGCCCTCGCGCTCCTCGGTGCTTGCACGGGAGACGACGCTCCCGGCGCTCCCGCGCCCGTCCCCACGCCGTCCGACGCGGCTCCGCCGCCTGACGCGACCCCGCCGCCGAACCCGCTCGACGCGCTGCCGGTGCAGGAAGAGCTGAAAGGCGCGGGCCTCTCGGCGCCGGTCGACGTGGTCCGTGACGACGCGGGAATCCCCCACATCTACGCGGCCACCACGCCCGACGCGGCCTACGCGCAGGGCTTCATGATGGCGCAGGACCGGTGGCTCGAGATGGACTTCGGGCGCCGCCAGGCCTCGGGCACGCTCGCCGAGATCGTGGGAGACTTCAGCTCCGCGGCCATCGGGAGCGACATTCGGTACCGCAGCCACCACCTCCGCGCCACCGCTGAGGTCGGCTGGAAGAAGCTCCAGGCGTCGGCCGAGCCCACCGACAAGCTGCTCGTCGCGACCCTGAAGAGCTTCGCGGCCGGCGTGAACGCCTGGCAAGAGGCCTTGCGCGCCGGCAAGTACACGATCCCGAAGGGGGGACTCGAGCTCTACTACGGGGTCTCCTCCATCACGGCGTGGACCGAGCTCGACTCGATCGTCCTCGGCGAGCTGCAGGCCTTCCAGCTCGCGTTCGACGGCACCACCGACGTCACCCGCACCACGTGGGACAAGGAAGAGGCCGCGAAGTTCGTGGGCAACGCCGATCCGGCGAAGGCCGCGCGCGCCGGGTTCGCCGACGACTACTGGCGCTTTCTCCCGTTCGAGCCGGTGTATACGGTCGACGGCTGGAAAGAGGTCGCGGGCGGCCCGACCGCGCTCGCCAAGCCGCCGCGCGCCCGCGGGCGGGCGGCGAGCAAGGGGTCCCTCGCGATGCTTCACAAGGACCTCGCGAGCCTCGAGGGGGTCGGGCTCGACCGCCGCAACGATCCCGATCGCGGCTCGAACAACTGGGTCGTCGGCCCCAAGAGCTCGGCCTCGGGTCACGCCATGGTGGCGAACGACACCCACCTCTCGCTGGGGAGCCCCTCGATCTTCTACCTCGTGCACTTGTCGGCCAAAGACGGGCTCGACGTCATGGGGGTCCAGTTCCCGGGCATCCCGCTCGTGACGCTGGGCATGAACCGCCACGTGGGCTGGGGCAGCACGGTGAGCTACGTCGACGTCACCGACGTCTACCGCGAGACGGTCGTGCCGTGCACGGCGGGAGGTGGCTCGTGCGTCGTCTTCAAGGGCGCGCAAGTGAAGCTCGTGCCGCGCGAGGAGACCTTCCGCTCCAGCGGGTTCGGCCGCCCCGGCACCGAGACCAAGGTGACCTACTACGATGTCCCGCACCACGGCCCGATCGTGCCGCGGATCACGGGCTCGAACATCGAGCCGCTCGGCGGCGAGGAGCTCTCGATTCGCTATACGGGCTACGAGAGCGCGCCGCTCCTCCGGGCGATTTACAGCGTGAACGTGGCGAAGAACGTCGACGAGTGTGTCTCCGCTCTGCAGAAGGACTTCTCCTACGGCGGCCAGAACTGGGTGCTTGCCGACGACTCCGGGAACATCGCGTGGACGCAGGCCATCCGGGTGCCGCGAAGGCCGAAGGGCACGAAGCCGTGGAAGGTGCTGCCGGGCGACGGCTCCGCGGAGTGGGACGGGTACTTCGACCCGAAGGTAGCGCCGAACGCGAAGAACCCTGCGAAGGGCTACCTCGTCACGGCGAACGCCGATCCTGTCGGTCTGACCGCGGACAACGATCCCGCGAACGAGCCCGAGGTCGGCGGCTTCCCGCTCTACATGGGCGCCGACTACGACCCAGGGACGCGCGTGGGCCGCATCACCACGCGGATCAAAGAGGGCCTCGAGGGCGGCAAGAAGCTCGACGCGAACGCGATGTCGAGCATCCAGGCCGACGCCGTCACGAACTGGGGAAAGGCGTGGAAGCCCGCGTTCGTCGCGGCCGTCACCGATCTCTCGGCCGAGCTCGCCACCCCCGGCTCACGCGCGGAGCTCGCGCCGCTGCTCGCCGCCGCTCCCGCGAATGTGAAGGCGTTCCTCGCCGAAGCGAAGACCCTCGCCGAGGGCTGGAGCTACGACACCCCCGCGGGCACCGAGGCCGCGGCGACGCCGAAGGAGATCTCCGACTCGCGCGCGACCGCCATCATGGCGGCGTTCGCCACGGCGCTCGCGCAGGCGGCGCTCTCCGACGAGGCCGGCGTGCTCGGCGTGAAGCTCGGCCGCGCGCCGACGCTGAAGCTCCTCGCGGCGCTGCTGTCGGCGCCGAACACCCTGAAGACCAAAGAGGCCCTCTTCGACGACGTCAACACGCCGGGCGTCGAGACGAGGTCGTTCACCCTCGCGAAGGCCGCGCTGCAGGCGCTGGGCGCGGTGTTCACGGCGCAGGGCGCCGATCCGGCCAAGTGGCGCTGGGGGACCGTGCACACCCTCGAGCCGCAGTTCTTCCTGCCGCTCCCGTCGCTCGCGCAGCGGAAGGTGGGGCGCCACGGCGGCGACGGCACGGTCGACGTCGCCGGACACGGCATCGAGGACGACGACTACACGTACGCGTCGGGCGCCTCGATCCGCTTCGTCGCCGAGCTCGATCCGGTGAAGGGGCCCATCGCGCGCAACGTGATCCCGGGCGGACAGGTGTTCGACCCGGCCTCGCCCCACTTCTCGGATCTCTATGATTTGTATGTGAAAAATCAGACCGTTGACCTCGCCTTCAGCGTCAACGACGTCGTCGCGCGGGCGAAGGTCGAGGCGGAGAAGAACAAGATCGGGCGGCGGCGCTTCGTGCCCTGA
- a CDS encoding Uma2 family endonuclease yields the protein MSEPHRTPPPVVFPRAPTEAEWSAMTVTEQDAAVERIRLALDAMREAMSEGTLHSRPKTRALTTLTDFFERARRRVFLASELAVLYPGEPVFVPDILAVLDTDPDKEVESWVVAREGRGVDFVLELRNLGRKHKDLRENVAEYARLGVREYFTFDVRTKMLRGFHLAGSQRAYVPVLGQGGRLPSTVLGLDLAVIDGRLRFFSDTAQVLDSGEIVGMLERMVSERDERLEDAEERAAKEAARADRAEAELAELRKRLGPLE from the coding sequence ATGAGCGAGCCTCATCGCACTCCACCTCCCGTGGTCTTCCCGCGCGCCCCGACCGAGGCGGAGTGGAGCGCCATGACGGTCACCGAGCAGGACGCGGCCGTCGAGCGCATTCGCCTCGCCCTCGACGCGATGCGCGAGGCGATGTCCGAAGGAACCCTCCACTCGCGCCCCAAGACGCGCGCGCTCACCACCCTCACCGATTTCTTCGAGCGGGCTCGTCGCCGAGTGTTCCTCGCGTCGGAGCTCGCGGTGCTGTATCCGGGCGAGCCTGTCTTCGTCCCGGACATCCTGGCCGTCCTCGACACCGATCCGGACAAGGAGGTCGAGAGCTGGGTCGTGGCCCGAGAAGGGCGCGGCGTCGACTTCGTGCTCGAGCTCCGAAACCTCGGCCGGAAGCACAAGGACCTCCGCGAGAACGTCGCCGAGTACGCGCGCCTTGGGGTCCGCGAATACTTCACGTTCGACGTGCGAACGAAGATGCTCCGCGGCTTTCACCTGGCCGGAAGCCAGCGCGCTTACGTGCCCGTGCTCGGCCAGGGAGGGCGCCTCCCCTCGACCGTCCTCGGCCTCGACCTCGCCGTCATCGACGGCCGCCTCCGGTTCTTCAGCGACACCGCGCAGGTGCTCGACAGCGGCGAGATCGTCGGCATGCTCGAGCGCATGGTGAGTGAGCGCGATGAGCGCCTCGAGGACGCCGAAGAGCGCGCGGCAAAGGAGGCCGCCCGCGCGGACCGAGCCGAGGCCGAGCTCGCCGAGCTTCGCAAGAGGCTCGGCCCGCTCGAATGA
- a CDS encoding porin: MNLMRRRRGWVGAISTGCLASCVSCWLLASPARASEPEPPAARPQVEAALGKGVTIRSKDDLVSLQIRPRVQVRAAFATDPDKTSGSPVIEPEDAATQLAIRRARLAFRGNVLGPKLTYYVQLAFSNADTESDLRLPLRDASMQWEALRDIGLRFGQMKVPLGRQRVISSGALEFPDRSIIIEELSLHRDVGVVAYSRNLLGLGDTLGYQVGVFGGDGRNRVAESAGLLWVARVDLWPNGHFTDLSEGDLERLPKPRLACGLTVAYNQNSYRQQSVVGDTYRLGGYDYLHGSADLMFKWRGLALSGEALLRNADLDSRDGKAADGKPLREWSRSGAGYFAQLSQMLNENIQVATRFSHLQPFRSTDPRLLSRSEAAGSVSYYIAGHALKVQADYSYLFGPGEAGGRHLARLQFQLFL; the protein is encoded by the coding sequence ATGAACCTCATGCGTCGCAGGAGAGGGTGGGTCGGGGCGATCTCCACGGGGTGCCTGGCCTCGTGCGTCTCGTGCTGGCTCTTGGCGTCGCCCGCGCGCGCCTCCGAGCCCGAGCCTCCGGCCGCGCGACCCCAGGTGGAGGCCGCGCTCGGCAAAGGCGTGACGATCCGATCGAAGGACGACCTCGTCAGCCTCCAGATCCGGCCGCGCGTGCAGGTCCGCGCCGCGTTCGCCACCGACCCCGACAAGACCTCGGGCTCACCCGTCATCGAGCCGGAGGACGCGGCGACGCAGCTCGCCATTCGCCGCGCGCGCCTCGCGTTCAGGGGCAACGTGCTCGGGCCCAAGCTCACGTATTACGTGCAGCTCGCGTTCTCGAACGCGGACACCGAGAGCGACCTTCGCCTGCCTCTGCGCGACGCCTCGATGCAGTGGGAGGCCCTGCGCGACATCGGCCTCCGCTTCGGCCAAATGAAGGTGCCGCTCGGCCGCCAGCGCGTCATCTCGTCGGGCGCCCTCGAGTTCCCCGATCGGTCGATCATCATCGAGGAGCTGAGCCTCCACCGCGACGTCGGCGTGGTGGCCTACTCGCGCAATCTGCTCGGGCTCGGCGACACGCTCGGCTACCAGGTCGGGGTGTTCGGCGGCGACGGTCGAAATCGCGTCGCCGAGTCGGCGGGGCTCTTGTGGGTGGCGCGCGTCGACCTGTGGCCGAACGGTCATTTCACCGACCTCAGCGAGGGCGACCTCGAGCGGCTCCCGAAGCCGCGCCTCGCGTGCGGCCTCACGGTCGCCTACAACCAGAACAGCTACCGCCAGCAGAGCGTCGTCGGCGACACGTACCGCCTGGGGGGCTACGACTACCTCCACGGCAGCGCAGACCTCATGTTCAAGTGGCGCGGCCTGGCGCTCTCGGGCGAGGCGCTGCTTCGCAACGCGGACCTCGACTCGAGGGACGGCAAGGCGGCGGACGGCAAGCCGCTCCGCGAGTGGTCCCGCTCCGGGGCCGGCTACTTCGCGCAACTCAGCCAAATGCTGAACGAAAACATCCAGGTGGCGACCCGCTTCTCGCACCTCCAGCCGTTCCGTAGCACCGATCCGAGGCTCCTCTCCCGGTCCGAGGCTGCCGGGTCGGTGAGCTACTACATCGCGGGGCACGCGCTGAAGGTGCAGGCCGACTACAGCTACCTCTTCGGCCCCGGCGAGGCGGGCGGACGCCACCTCGCGCGGCTGCAGTTCCAGCTCTTCCTCTGA
- a CDS encoding MHS family MFS transporter gives MSPAESAESAAPVAPAELSRIRQVIFASSVGTLFEWYDFYLYGSLAAFFGGLFFPKGNETAGFLASLATFGAGFAVRPFGAVVFGRLGDRLGRKYTFLVTIVIMGLSTALIGVLPTYATFGMAAPILLVSLRLLQGLALGGEYGGAATYVAEHAPLAKRGYYTSYIQTTATIGFFVSLAVILVSRLAFGDATFKAWGWRVPFLLSSALLAVSVYVRTRLEESPVFAEMKREGKLSANPIKESFTNPLNLKYVLIALFGAAAGQGVVWYTGQFYALYFLQNTLHVDFVTSTVDIAISLALGTPLFVYFGRLSDTVGRKRIMMAGLLLAALTYVPIYMGLRHFANPDLVAHPDPKQMNHVAIVALLTLQVAYVTMVYGPIAAFLVELFPAKIRYTSMSLPYHLGNGWFGGFLPLIASSLTVATGNIYAGLAYPIVVALLTFVVGMLTIREGKQHDVHVIDEDVSP, from the coding sequence ATGAGCCCCGCCGAGTCCGCCGAGTCCGCCGCCCCCGTTGCGCCCGCCGAGCTCTCGCGGATCCGCCAGGTGATCTTCGCGTCGAGCGTCGGCACGCTCTTCGAGTGGTACGACTTCTACCTCTACGGCAGCCTCGCCGCGTTCTTCGGCGGTCTCTTCTTCCCCAAGGGCAACGAGACCGCGGGCTTCCTCGCGAGCCTCGCGACGTTCGGCGCGGGCTTCGCCGTTCGCCCCTTCGGCGCGGTCGTGTTCGGGCGCCTCGGTGACCGGCTCGGCCGGAAGTACACCTTCCTCGTCACGATCGTCATCATGGGGCTCTCGACGGCGCTGATTGGCGTGCTTCCCACCTACGCGACGTTCGGCATGGCGGCGCCGATCCTCCTCGTGAGCCTCCGCCTGCTCCAGGGGCTCGCCCTCGGCGGCGAGTACGGCGGCGCGGCGACTTACGTGGCCGAGCACGCGCCGCTCGCGAAGCGTGGATACTACACGAGCTACATCCAGACGACGGCCACCATCGGCTTCTTCGTGTCGCTCGCGGTGATCCTCGTCTCGCGGCTCGCGTTCGGCGACGCCACGTTCAAGGCGTGGGGATGGCGGGTGCCTTTCCTGCTCTCGTCGGCCCTGCTCGCCGTGTCGGTCTATGTCCGCACGCGGCTCGAAGAGTCGCCGGTCTTCGCGGAGATGAAGCGCGAGGGGAAGCTCTCGGCGAACCCCATCAAGGAGAGCTTCACGAACCCGCTCAACCTGAAATACGTGCTGATAGCCCTCTTCGGAGCGGCCGCTGGCCAAGGCGTCGTTTGGTACACCGGGCAGTTCTACGCGCTGTATTTCCTCCAGAACACGCTGCACGTCGACTTCGTGACCTCCACGGTCGACATCGCCATATCGCTCGCCCTCGGCACACCGCTCTTCGTCTATTTCGGGCGCCTCTCCGACACCGTCGGGCGGAAGCGCATCATGATGGCGGGGCTCCTCCTCGCCGCGCTCACCTACGTGCCCATTTACATGGGGCTCAGGCACTTCGCGAACCCCGACCTCGTGGCGCACCCCGATCCGAAGCAGATGAACCACGTGGCCATCGTGGCGCTGCTCACGCTGCAGGTCGCCTACGTGACCATGGTGTATGGGCCGATCGCCGCGTTCCTGGTCGAGCTCTTCCCGGCCAAGATTCGATACACCTCGATGTCGCTCCCTTACCATCTCGGCAACGGGTGGTTCGGGGGCTTTCTGCCCCTCATCGCGTCGTCGCTCACCGTGGCGACGGGTAACATCTACGCGGGCCTCGCTTACCCCATCGTCGTGGCGCTCCTCACCTTCGTCGTGGGCATGCTCACCATCCGCGAGGGCAAGCAGCACGACGTGCACGTCATCGACGAGGACGTATCCCCCTGA
- a CDS encoding MFS transporter → MANPARTADGGGASKLVGLGALYLAQGVPLGIAAEYLPVALRQSHASYSLIAAVSWLQLPWALKVLWARAGDAPRLRARARSVVFALQASLAGTLALYALQPLSQARALWFVLTAVAALLAATQDVFVDGLAVRTLAAGERGLGNVAQVGAYRLGMVAGGAGLLSLGDRVGERQAILGLAGLVLVASLGTTLVGERADEGTAPSPLAAPAGTSSSLRGELSAAWAALRAMLRPEVRAVLLVAFGYKLGLHAAGALLKPVLVDGGWSKERIGALAVTVGTLAGVAGSVAGGLLHRKLGDRRALTVAAVLQAAACAPLPLLVGHTSADSVPAVTAALAAEHAASGVGTTVLFSALMGATNREHAALEFTVLSTANAVSLAVAGGIAGVLADALGPRVVFVLAAALALGSLPLLPRWEGAARALRGDGGGEG, encoded by the coding sequence GTGGCGAACCCAGCGCGGACGGCGGACGGCGGCGGCGCGAGCAAGCTCGTGGGCCTCGGGGCGCTCTACCTCGCCCAGGGCGTTCCCCTCGGGATCGCCGCCGAGTACCTGCCAGTCGCGCTCCGACAGAGCCACGCCTCGTACAGCCTCATCGCGGCGGTCTCGTGGCTCCAGCTCCCGTGGGCTCTGAAGGTGCTCTGGGCCCGCGCGGGCGACGCCCCGCGGCTCCGCGCGCGGGCGCGATCCGTGGTCTTCGCGCTGCAAGCCTCGCTCGCCGGCACGCTCGCGCTCTACGCGCTCCAGCCTCTGTCGCAGGCGCGCGCGCTCTGGTTCGTGCTCACGGCGGTCGCGGCGCTCCTCGCGGCCACCCAAGACGTCTTCGTCGATGGCCTCGCCGTGCGCACGCTCGCCGCCGGAGAGCGCGGCCTCGGCAACGTCGCGCAGGTGGGCGCCTACCGGCTCGGCATGGTCGCGGGCGGCGCGGGCCTGCTCTCGCTGGGGGATCGCGTCGGCGAGCGCCAGGCGATCCTAGGCCTCGCCGGCCTCGTGCTCGTGGCCTCCCTCGGGACCACGCTCGTGGGCGAGCGCGCGGACGAGGGCACGGCTCCCTCGCCTCTCGCAGCCCCGGCCGGAACCTCGAGCTCGCTCCGCGGCGAGCTCTCGGCGGCGTGGGCCGCGCTCCGCGCCATGCTGCGACCCGAGGTGCGCGCGGTGCTCCTCGTCGCGTTCGGGTACAAGCTGGGGCTTCACGCCGCAGGCGCGCTGCTCAAGCCCGTGCTCGTCGACGGCGGGTGGTCGAAGGAGCGCATCGGCGCCCTCGCCGTCACCGTGGGCACGCTCGCCGGCGTCGCGGGCTCGGTCGCCGGAGGCCTCCTCCACCGCAAGCTCGGCGACCGTCGCGCCCTCACCGTGGCCGCCGTCCTGCAGGCCGCGGCCTGCGCCCCGCTGCCCCTCCTGGTCGGCCACACGAGCGCCGACTCGGTGCCGGCGGTCACGGCGGCGCTCGCGGCCGAGCACGCCGCGAGCGGGGTCGGCACCACGGTGCTCTTCTCGGCGCTCATGGGCGCGACGAACCGCGAGCACGCGGCGCTCGAGTTCACGGTGTTGTCCACGGCGAACGCCGTCTCGCTCGCCGTCGCGGGAGGGATCGCAGGCGTCCTCGCGGACGCGCTCGGCCCGCGGGTCGTGTTCGTCCTCGCGGCGGCGCTCGCGCTCGGCTCGCTGCCGCTCCTGCCGCGGTGGGAGGGCGCCGCTCGGGCGCTGCGCGGCGACGGCGGTGGCGAGGGCTGA
- a CDS encoding DMT family protein has translation MRTVMLLVASNIFMTFAWYRHLRHQAGSPLWSAVLVSWGIAFFEYCLAVPANRIGYGRFTLAELKVTQEIISLVVFGVFSAFWMRERVTLNHLWAACCLVGAAFFVFRR, from the coding sequence GTGCGCACGGTCATGCTCCTCGTGGCGTCGAACATCTTCATGACCTTCGCCTGGTATCGGCACCTGAGGCACCAGGCGGGCTCGCCGCTGTGGAGCGCGGTGCTCGTGAGCTGGGGCATCGCCTTCTTCGAGTATTGCCTCGCCGTGCCTGCGAACCGAATCGGCTACGGGAGGTTCACCCTCGCCGAGCTGAAGGTCACCCAGGAGATCATCTCGCTCGTCGTGTTCGGGGTGTTCTCCGCGTTCTGGATGCGCGAGCGCGTGACGCTGAACCACCTCTGGGCGGCGTGCTGCCTCGTGGGCGCGGCGTTCTTCGTGTTTCGGCGCTGA
- the purF gene encoding amidophosphoribosyltransferase, producing MCGIVGIFGRVPVAERIVYALTAVQHRGQDAAGVVTFDGRFRLRKGRGLVADVFREPKDIADLQGNVGLGHTRYATQGSTEVLDAQPFTMSYPFGLAMVHNGNVTNFEALRSELLRDRQRVIETTNDLELLIYTLAHELERVGFKELTPAGVFDAVRALRAKVDGAYSTITLLAHKGVLAFRDAHGIRPLVYGRRETPRGVEHAFASESTVFDYLGFELVRDLAPGETAFVDADGAVHFDVEGGVTPAFCSFEHIYFAREDSTFDGHLVAGERVGMGRLLARAVRAQGLTPDVVIDVPSSAYFAASGLAEELGVPYRRGLTKNNHVGRSFIVPSQIDRERLVRQKLNPIGDVLAGKKVAIVDDSIVRGTTSTHIVRTVRESGAREVYMVSAAPPLRHPCVYGIDIARRAELIAATHDHEAVRSAIGADAVVYPEVAEFRALFAGRPHCFACFDGQYPTPVSEAERSSIEREKVASRR from the coding sequence ATGTGCGGGATCGTCGGAATCTTCGGGCGCGTGCCGGTGGCGGAGCGGATCGTCTACGCCCTGACGGCGGTGCAACACCGCGGCCAAGACGCGGCGGGCGTCGTCACCTTCGATGGCCGCTTCCGCCTACGCAAAGGCCGAGGGCTGGTCGCGGACGTCTTCCGCGAGCCGAAGGACATCGCCGATCTGCAGGGGAACGTGGGCCTCGGCCACACGCGCTACGCAACGCAAGGCAGCACCGAGGTGCTCGACGCGCAGCCGTTCACCATGTCGTACCCGTTCGGGCTCGCGATGGTGCACAACGGGAACGTGACGAACTTCGAGGCGCTGCGCTCGGAGCTCCTGCGCGATCGCCAGCGCGTGATCGAGACCACGAACGACCTCGAGCTGCTCATCTACACGCTCGCCCACGAGCTCGAGCGCGTGGGCTTCAAGGAGCTCACGCCGGCGGGCGTCTTCGACGCGGTGCGGGCCCTGCGCGCGAAGGTCGACGGCGCGTACTCCACGATCACGCTGCTCGCGCACAAGGGCGTGCTCGCCTTCCGCGACGCGCACGGCATCCGCCCGCTCGTGTACGGCCGGCGGGAGACCCCTCGGGGCGTGGAGCACGCGTTCGCTTCGGAGTCGACGGTGTTCGACTACCTCGGCTTCGAGCTCGTGCGCGATCTGGCGCCGGGCGAGACGGCCTTCGTCGACGCCGACGGCGCTGTACACTTCGACGTCGAGGGGGGCGTCACTCCCGCGTTCTGCAGCTTCGAGCACATCTACTTTGCGCGGGAGGACTCGACCTTCGACGGGCACCTCGTGGCGGGCGAGCGCGTGGGGATGGGGCGTCTCCTCGCGCGCGCGGTGCGGGCGCAGGGCCTCACGCCCGACGTAGTGATCGACGTGCCGTCCTCGGCTTACTTCGCCGCCTCGGGGCTCGCCGAGGAGCTCGGGGTCCCGTACCGCCGCGGGCTCACGAAGAACAACCACGTGGGTCGCAGCTTCATCGTGCCCTCGCAGATCGATCGCGAGCGCCTCGTGCGGCAGAAGCTGAACCCCATCGGCGACGTGCTCGCCGGCAAGAAGGTCGCGATCGTCGACGACTCGATCGTTCGAGGCACCACCTCGACCCACATCGTGCGCACGGTGCGCGAGAGCGGCGCGCGCGAGGTGTATATGGTCTCGGCCGCGCCCCCCCTGCGCCACCCGTGTGTCTACGGCATCGACATCGCGCGGCGAGCGGAGCTCATCGCCGCCACCCACGACCACGAGGCCGTGCGGAGCGCGATCGGCGCCGACGCCGTCGTCTACCCCGAGGTGGCGGAGTTCCGCGCGCTGTTCGCGGGCCGCCCGCACTGCTTCGCGTGCTTCGACGGCCAGTACCCGACGCCGGTGAGCGAGGCCGAGCGCTCGTCGATCGAGCGCGAAAAGGTCGCCTCGCGACGCTGA
- a CDS encoding phosphoribosylglycinamide formyltransferase translates to MRSLGVLVSGRGSNLRALHAATEPGGVLSGVARIAVVASDKPECGGLAFARERRLPTIALPVLGRSREVWDAALADALDVHEQGAPLDLLVLAGFMRILSAGFVARYAGRIVNIHPADTRVHQGLGGYAYAHAAGLAETWITVHLVDAGLDTGQVLGRRAVDLRGAGSLEEIERRGLQVEHALYSETLRDLLLGERGAENAAR, encoded by the coding sequence GTGAGGTCACTCGGGGTCCTCGTGTCGGGCCGCGGCTCCAACCTGCGCGCCCTCCACGCCGCCACGGAGCCCGGCGGGGTCCTCTCGGGCGTGGCGCGCATCGCCGTCGTCGCGAGCGACAAGCCCGAGTGCGGAGGGCTCGCGTTCGCGCGCGAGCGACGACTGCCAACCATCGCGCTCCCTGTCCTCGGCCGCTCCCGCGAGGTGTGGGACGCAGCGCTCGCCGACGCGCTCGACGTCCACGAGCAGGGGGCGCCGCTCGACCTGCTCGTCCTCGCGGGCTTCATGCGCATCCTCTCGGCGGGCTTCGTCGCGCGGTACGCCGGGCGCATCGTCAACATTCACCCCGCGGACACGCGGGTCCACCAGGGGCTCGGGGGGTACGCGTACGCGCACGCCGCCGGCCTCGCCGAGACCTGGATCACGGTCCACCTCGTGGACGCAGGGCTCGACACGGGCCAGGTGCTTGGGCGGCGCGCCGTCGACCTCCGGGGCGCCGGCTCACTCGAAGAGATCGAGCGCCGCGGCCTCCAGGTCGAGCACGCGCTCTACAGTGAAACCCTCCGCGACCTCTTGCTCGGCGAGCGGGGCGCAGAGAACGCGGCGAGGTGA